The following proteins are encoded in a genomic region of Paenibacillus sp. FSL H3-0469:
- a CDS encoding sugar ABC transporter permease, whose product MFVIKSESRRQTFYMYLFISPWLVGFLIFALYPILSSLYYSFTDYDIIHPPQFIGLANYTEMFHNELFWRSVTVTLRYTFISVPVQLLLGLGFALLLHQTLPWRGFFRTAMYFPSMVSGVAMSLLWYWIFNPQIGLFNYMLSWFGIHGPAWLMNPDTALYALIIMSFWTAGSGMILFLAGLQGVPASLIEAANLDGAGRFRIFLNITLPMISPVLLFQLIMGLIDSFQVFTQAFVMTQGGPNYSTWFYVYNLYTSAFKEYRAGYSSALAWVLLIVVMLFTAVIMRLSRRYVHYEGGSRR is encoded by the coding sequence GTGTTCGTGATTAAGAGTGAGAGCCGGCGGCAGACATTCTACATGTATCTGTTCATTTCCCCCTGGCTGGTCGGCTTCCTGATCTTCGCCCTGTACCCGATCCTGTCATCGCTGTATTACAGCTTCACCGACTATGACATCATTCATCCGCCCCAATTCATCGGCCTCGCCAACTATACGGAGATGTTCCACAATGAGCTGTTCTGGCGTTCCGTGACAGTCACCTTAAGGTACACCTTCATCAGCGTTCCGGTCCAGCTGCTGCTTGGCCTGGGCTTCGCCCTGCTGCTGCATCAGACTCTTCCCTGGCGCGGCTTCTTCCGGACAGCGATGTATTTCCCCAGCATGGTCTCGGGCGTGGCCATGTCACTCCTCTGGTATTGGATCTTCAATCCGCAGATCGGCCTCTTCAACTATATGCTCTCCTGGTTCGGCATTCACGGCCCGGCCTGGCTGATGAATCCCGATACGGCGCTGTATGCCCTAATTATCATGTCCTTCTGGACAGCAGGTTCGGGCATGATTCTCTTCCTCGCCGGTCTGCAAGGCGTCCCGGCCAGCCTGATCGAAGCCGCCAATCTGGATGGCGCAGGGCGCTTCCGCATTTTCCTGAATATTACGCTGCCGATGATCTCGCCTGTCCTGCTGTTCCAGCTGATTATGGGTCTGATCGACTCCTTCCAGGTCTTCACGCAGGCCTTCGTCATGACGCAGGGCGGCCCCAATTATTCCACCTGGTTCTACGTCTACAATCTGTATACCAGCGCCTTCAAGGAATACCGTGCCGGATACTCCTCCGCGCTTGCCTGGGTGCTGCTGATTGTTGTCATGCTGTTCACGGCGGTCATTATGAGGCTGTCGCGCCGTTATGTCCACTATGAAGGAGGGAGCCGCCGATGA
- the udk gene encoding uridine kinase, with product MLIIGIAGGTGSGKTTVARSVIDRLGSDKVTFISQDNYYKDHSYLSMAERGAINYDHPLAFDTELLIEHLDCLKAGQAAFAPVYDFTVHARSTEKTVELAPNNIVILEGLHVLSDEKLREQLNIKVFVDTDPDVRILRRVLRDIEERGRTIRSIHTQYLTTVKPMHEAFIEPSKKYADLIIPEGGQNQVGIELLSVLTEKYLSGDHQWH from the coding sequence ATGCTCATTATTGGTATCGCCGGCGGGACCGGTTCCGGCAAGACAACGGTAGCTCGCTCCGTGATTGACCGTCTTGGCTCTGACAAAGTAACATTCATATCCCAGGATAACTACTATAAAGACCATTCTTACCTCAGCATGGCTGAACGCGGGGCGATTAACTACGACCACCCGCTGGCCTTCGACACGGAACTGCTGATCGAGCATCTGGATTGTCTCAAAGCGGGACAAGCCGCCTTCGCCCCGGTGTATGACTTCACAGTTCATGCCCGCTCCACCGAGAAGACCGTGGAGCTTGCCCCGAACAATATCGTCATTCTCGAAGGGTTACATGTATTGTCCGACGAGAAGCTGCGCGAGCAGCTGAACATCAAGGTGTTCGTGGACACCGATCCTGATGTACGCATCCTGCGCCGGGTGCTGCGGGATATCGAGGAACGCGGGCGGACCATTCGTTCGATCCATACGCAATACCTCACCACGGTGAAGCCGATGCACGAGGCCTTCATCGAGCCCTCCAAGAAATACGCCGATCTGATCATCCCGGAAGGCGGACAGAATCAAGTCGGAATCGAGCTGCTGTCCGTACTGACCGAGAAGTATCTGTCCGGCGATCACCAGTGGCATTAA
- a CDS encoding beta-eliminating lyase-related protein, with protein sequence MNEENALMEAFGRTQVQLAGHGGRDAAVLKKALASVEDSLAADMYGTGTVIEEFQAEMAEVLGKECSVFFPSGTMAQQIALRIWSDREGSKRVAYHPLCHLEIHEQDGLKELHHLEPLLLGSADRLITLEDVQGMGPGIACLLLELPQREIGGQLPEYAELEAISASCREQGIKLHLDGARLFEVLPYYGKTAAEVCALFDSVYVSLYKGIGGIAGAILAGSREFTEESKIWKRRHGGDLISLYPYIVPARYYYQQRIARMSEYYEQAKELAALFNSCHKVSTLPEVPVSNMFHIHFALPREQLAPVLIGIYNETGIGLTPRLKPTGENACYYELNIGDVYGGVSGAALREAFRLLDERLKPL encoded by the coding sequence ATGAACGAGGAGAATGCTTTAATGGAGGCGTTCGGCCGGACGCAGGTGCAGCTTGCAGGCCATGGCGGACGGGACGCAGCCGTACTCAAGAAAGCGCTGGCTAGTGTAGAGGATAGCCTTGCTGCGGACATGTACGGGACAGGAACGGTGATTGAGGAATTCCAGGCGGAGATGGCAGAGGTGCTGGGCAAAGAATGCAGCGTGTTCTTCCCCAGCGGCACGATGGCACAGCAGATTGCTCTGCGGATCTGGAGTGACCGTGAGGGGAGCAAAAGGGTCGCTTATCATCCGCTATGCCATCTGGAGATTCATGAGCAGGACGGCCTGAAGGAGCTGCATCATCTGGAGCCGTTGCTGCTGGGCAGTGCAGACCGCCTGATTACCCTAGAGGATGTGCAGGGGATGGGGCCTGGAATCGCCTGTCTGCTGCTGGAGCTGCCACAGCGGGAGATCGGCGGACAACTGCCGGAGTATGCGGAGCTGGAAGCGATATCGGCGTCTTGCCGGGAGCAGGGAATTAAGCTCCATCTGGACGGGGCGCGGCTGTTCGAGGTGCTGCCTTACTACGGCAAGACGGCGGCCGAGGTCTGCGCGCTGTTCGATAGTGTGTATGTCTCCCTGTACAAGGGCATCGGCGGGATTGCCGGAGCGATCTTAGCCGGAAGCCGGGAGTTCACGGAGGAGTCGAAGATCTGGAAGCGCCGCCACGGGGGCGACCTGATCAGTCTCTATCCCTATATTGTCCCGGCCCGGTATTATTACCAGCAGCGAATCGCCAGGATGTCAGAATACTATGAGCAGGCCAAGGAGCTGGCGGCCTTATTCAACAGCTGCCATAAGGTATCCACGCTGCCGGAGGTTCCGGTCTCGAATATGTTCCACATCCATTTCGCACTGCCACGGGAACAGCTTGCCCCTGTATTGATTGGGATCTATAACGAGACGGGCATTGGCCTGACACCACGGCTCAAGCCAACCGGTGAGAACGCCTGTTATTACGAGCTGAACATAGGCGATGTCTACGGCGGCGTCTCGGGGGCGGCGCTAAGGGAAGCGTTCCGGCTGCTGGATGAGCGGCTGAAGCCGCTCTGA
- a CDS encoding oligosaccharide flippase family protein, translating to MKTNIKLAAIITYASVFLGVIISLGSTPFIVSTLGKSEYGLFALVNSIIAYIVLLDLGFGSAVIRFNAKYISENDSTGQRNINGMFLLLFSAIGFLSLLASVILVFNFDSIFSSLDAAELGILKTIFIIAAINVAVSFPLNIFSSIITAYERFVYLKIINLIRVVLSPAMMVLVLMFGFRSTGMVTVALVLNLAIGVINVVFCRTKLNLRVRFHGFDTKLFKEIFSYSSYILLSSIAFQIYTNADPLIIGMFLGATPIAVFAIAAQLNTYILNFSNVLASFYLPKLTKMIVKGADQAALMLELVKIGRIQALIVGYIVSGFVLFGQSFILIWLGPDYKYAYTVALIIIIPQITSIVQSLFATMLEAMNMHRVKAFIYFSVAILKVALTFWFIRIWGITGCAIATAIGMIINVCLNNVYYKYKLKFDILHFWLQIIRVFIPVVLLTGACGFLLSFVSITSYVYLGMYVILYSLIYVLTMWLFGLNGAEKQMVAGPVRKMTLRSQA from the coding sequence TTGAAAACCAATATTAAACTTGCTGCAATCATAACCTATGCTTCCGTATTTTTAGGCGTTATTATCTCCCTGGGCTCGACGCCGTTCATTGTGTCGACCCTGGGGAAATCCGAATATGGATTATTCGCGCTGGTGAACTCCATCATCGCCTATATCGTCCTGCTGGATCTGGGCTTCGGCAGCGCGGTCATCCGCTTCAATGCGAAATACATCTCTGAGAATGACTCCACAGGCCAGCGCAATATAAACGGAATGTTCCTGCTGCTCTTCTCTGCCATCGGATTCCTCTCCTTACTTGCCAGTGTGATTCTGGTGTTCAATTTCGATTCGATCTTCAGCAGCCTCGATGCAGCTGAGCTCGGCATTCTGAAGACCATATTCATCATTGCTGCCATCAATGTGGCTGTCTCGTTCCCGCTGAATATCTTCAGCTCGATCATTACGGCCTATGAGCGGTTCGTCTATCTCAAAATCATCAACCTGATCCGCGTGGTCCTGTCTCCGGCCATGATGGTGCTGGTCCTGATGTTCGGCTTCAGATCAACAGGAATGGTCACCGTCGCACTTGTGCTGAACCTGGCAATCGGCGTGATTAATGTAGTCTTTTGCCGCACCAAGCTGAATCTGCGGGTCCGGTTCCACGGCTTCGATACCAAGCTGTTCAAGGAGATCTTCAGCTATTCGTCGTATATCTTATTGTCTTCGATCGCCTTCCAGATCTATACGAATGCTGATCCGCTGATCATCGGGATGTTCCTGGGGGCTACGCCTATCGCCGTCTTCGCCATCGCCGCCCAGCTCAACACGTATATTCTCAACTTCTCCAATGTGCTGGCCAGCTTCTATCTGCCCAAGCTCACCAAGATGATCGTCAAGGGTGCAGATCAGGCGGCTTTAATGCTGGAGCTGGTCAAAATAGGCAGAATCCAGGCGCTGATCGTAGGCTACATCGTCTCGGGCTTCGTGTTATTCGGACAGAGCTTCATTCTGATCTGGCTCGGTCCGGATTACAAATATGCATACACGGTTGCGCTGATCATCATCATTCCCCAGATCACATCGATTGTGCAATCGCTGTTCGCCACCATGCTGGAAGCGATGAATATGCACCGGGTGAAGGCCTTCATCTATTTCTCTGTTGCTATTCTGAAGGTGGCTTTAACCTTCTGGTTCATCCGGATCTGGGGGATTACAGGCTGCGCCATTGCTACGGCTATCGGGATGATCATCAATGTATGCCTAAATAATGTGTACTACAAATATAAATTGAAGTTCGATATTCTTCATTTCTGGCTGCAGATCATCCGCGTCTTCATTCCGGTGGTGCTGCTGACCGGTGCGTGCGGGTTCCTGCTTAGCTTCGTGAGTATCACTTCTTACGTGTACCTGGGTATGTATGTCATCCTGTACTCCCTCATCTATGTGCTTACCATGTGGCTGTTCGGACTGAACGGGGCAGAGAAGCAGATGGTGGCCGGACCGGTGAGAAAAATGACTCTGCGGAGCCAGGCGTAG
- a CDS encoding polysaccharide pyruvyl transferase family protein, with protein MSQALEKILPLSFRNYVSNIPVYQYYKGYLSYRNAYKDKTKAIYVVGSPEHDNLGDHAITYAQMNFLRKAFPDYTLIEIVANRLMHNMKCLEEFCSPEDIFVLQGGGNFGIEYFREEEVRRKIISEFPNNKIIVFPQTIYFGDTELGRAEFKKTQDLYGSHKDLTLVAREATSYEIMKAGFRNNAVLLTPDIVMSLDITDPPKERHGALLCIRADKESIFSEQDKKVIQEYTSKHYSSTTFTDTCILRPVSLEDRDHELNTLWNQFKEAEVVITDRLHGMIFAAITSTPCIALGNYNYKVVGSYEWIKHLGYVKFTNDVKQIPALLEELKTIRRPRYNNEFSVQHYSQIIESMASSSAEEPASSIVTA; from the coding sequence ATGAGCCAAGCCCTTGAGAAGATCCTGCCGCTGTCTTTCCGCAATTATGTAAGCAATATTCCCGTTTACCAATACTATAAGGGCTATCTGAGCTACCGGAATGCATATAAAGACAAGACGAAAGCCATTTACGTCGTCGGCTCCCCTGAGCATGACAATCTGGGCGATCACGCCATCACTTATGCGCAGATGAATTTTTTGCGGAAAGCTTTTCCTGACTATACCCTGATTGAGATTGTCGCCAACCGGCTGATGCATAACATGAAGTGTCTGGAGGAGTTCTGTTCGCCGGAGGATATCTTCGTGCTTCAGGGCGGAGGCAACTTCGGGATCGAGTATTTCCGCGAGGAAGAGGTACGCCGCAAGATTATCTCTGAGTTCCCAAATAACAAAATCATCGTCTTCCCGCAGACCATCTACTTCGGTGATACCGAGCTTGGGCGCGCGGAGTTCAAGAAGACACAGGACCTCTATGGCTCCCACAAGGACCTCACGTTGGTCGCCAGAGAGGCAACGTCGTACGAAATTATGAAAGCAGGTTTCAGAAACAACGCAGTGCTGTTAACGCCGGACATTGTAATGTCCCTCGACATCACAGATCCTCCTAAGGAGCGCCATGGTGCCCTTCTGTGCATTAGAGCGGATAAGGAGAGTATTTTCAGCGAGCAGGATAAAAAGGTCATCCAGGAATACACCTCCAAGCACTACAGCTCCACTACCTTCACGGATACCTGCATCCTCCGCCCTGTCTCCCTGGAAGACCGGGACCACGAGCTGAATACCTTATGGAATCAGTTCAAGGAGGCCGAGGTTGTGATTACGGACCGTCTGCACGGGATGATTTTTGCGGCGATTACATCCACACCTTGTATTGCGCTGGGGAATTACAATTATAAAGTGGTAGGCAGCTACGAATGGATCAAGCATCTGGGCTATGTGAAATTCACGAACGATGTAAAGCAAATCCCGGCCTTGCTGGAAGAACTGAAAACGATCCGGCGCCCACGGTACAATAATGAATTCTCGGTCCAGCATTACAGCCAGATCATTGAATCCATGGCAAGCAGCAGCGCTGAAGAACCTGCTTCGTCCATCGTTACCGCTTAA
- a CDS encoding glycosyltransferase gives MKPEISIIVPIYNVELYLRKCVDSILAQTFRNFELILVNDGSPDKCGEICEYYKELDPRVVVIHKQNGGLSDARNYGIDVAEGRYIGFVDSDDWIEPDMYEALYGLITAHNADIAVCGHCEVQDDVKLEKSFTHQVRVYDNAQAIDKLLEDTEIQNLAWDKLYKAELFSQVRYPVGRYFEDIFTTYKLFLQANKTVSLDSPKYLYLKRSDSITGAMNNRKYYDRFRAALEIYETIQDKNYPVAKEISLSRTVTEGIELCNFQLITGETAVNKEYLTELGGFLSKHTSAILRNRIIRREMKTAALLILTSSTVYKMLYYSKLRLKGSNMI, from the coding sequence GTGAAGCCAGAGATAAGTATTATTGTGCCTATCTACAACGTGGAACTGTACCTGAGGAAGTGTGTGGATTCGATATTGGCGCAGACCTTCCGCAATTTTGAATTGATTCTGGTCAATGACGGATCACCCGATAAGTGCGGCGAGATTTGCGAGTATTACAAGGAGCTGGACCCGCGTGTCGTCGTCATTCATAAGCAGAACGGCGGATTGTCCGATGCCCGCAACTATGGAATTGATGTGGCAGAGGGCCGGTATATCGGGTTCGTCGACAGCGATGACTGGATTGAACCGGACATGTACGAAGCCCTGTACGGACTCATCACCGCCCACAATGCAGATATCGCTGTATGCGGCCATTGCGAGGTACAGGATGATGTCAAGCTGGAAAAGTCCTTCACGCACCAGGTGCGTGTATACGATAATGCGCAAGCCATTGACAAGCTGCTTGAGGATACCGAGATCCAGAACCTTGCCTGGGATAAGCTGTACAAGGCTGAGCTGTTCAGCCAGGTGAGATATCCGGTCGGCCGGTATTTCGAGGACATTTTTACCACCTATAAATTATTCCTCCAGGCGAACAAGACCGTCTCGCTGGACTCCCCCAAATACCTGTATCTCAAGCGAAGCGACAGCATCACCGGAGCGATGAACAACCGGAAATATTACGACCGCTTCCGTGCGGCGCTGGAGATCTACGAGACGATTCAGGATAAAAACTATCCGGTCGCCAAAGAAATCTCGTTATCCCGGACCGTAACCGAAGGCATTGAGCTGTGCAACTTCCAGCTGATTACCGGCGAGACTGCAGTTAACAAGGAATATCTGACCGAGCTGGGCGGGTTCCTGAGCAAGCATACCTCCGCAATCCTGCGCAACCGCATCATCCGCCGGGAGATGAAGACTGCAGCCCTGCTTATTCTGACCAGCTCCACGGTATACAAAATGCTGTATTATTCCAAACTCCGTTTGAAGGGAAGTAATATGATATGA
- a CDS encoding aldose 1-epimerase family protein encodes MNTILRSSLAVAEISSLGAELVSFRRTDTDTEYMWNGDAAYWTGRSPVLFPMIGGAAGEVVRVDGQTYPLARHGFARRNEFTLVEASETQAVYRLSHSEDTLASYPYPFHLYLTYNLNGSTLDIGYRVENPGEGEMFFQLGTHPAFNCPIGGEGRFTDYYLEFEQTERLERLFLNENGLITPGQGEAMLDGDNKLPLNHEMFAHDALVFRNVQSKSVALKSKQSAKSVTVAFTGFPDLGIWQPKNAPFVCIEPWHGVADLEGFTGDFREKQNAISLPPGGQFTSALAITFN; translated from the coding sequence ATGAACACTATTTTACGCAGCAGCCTGGCCGTGGCCGAGATCAGTTCACTCGGTGCTGAGCTGGTCAGCTTCAGAAGAACGGATACAGATACTGAATATATGTGGAACGGAGACGCCGCCTATTGGACAGGCCGTTCTCCGGTGTTGTTCCCGATGATCGGGGGAGCCGCAGGCGAAGTGGTCCGTGTAGATGGACAGACTTATCCGCTGGCCCGGCACGGCTTCGCCAGACGCAACGAATTCACGCTGGTGGAGGCAAGCGAGACGCAAGCGGTCTACCGGCTATCGCACAGCGAGGACACGCTGGCCAGCTACCCGTATCCATTCCATCTGTATCTCACCTATAATCTGAACGGCAGCACGCTGGACATCGGTTACCGGGTGGAGAATCCCGGTGAAGGGGAGATGTTCTTCCAGCTCGGCACCCATCCGGCGTTCAACTGCCCGATTGGCGGAGAAGGCCGCTTCACCGACTACTATCTTGAATTTGAGCAGACGGAACGCCTGGAGCGCCTGTTCCTGAATGAGAATGGCTTGATCACTCCGGGCCAGGGCGAGGCCATGCTCGACGGGGATAACAAGCTGCCGCTGAACCACGAGATGTTTGCGCATGACGCCCTTGTGTTCCGCAATGTCCAGTCTAAATCGGTTGCCCTGAAAAGCAAACAGTCTGCTAAGAGCGTAACGGTCGCCTTCACGGGCTTCCCTGATCTCGGCATCTGGCAGCCGAAGAATGCACCGTTCGTGTGTATCGAGCCTTGGCATGGCGTGGCCGATCTCGAAGGCTTCACCGGCGATTTCCGGGAGAAGCAGAACGCCATCTCCCTGCCGCCGGGCGGCCAGTTTACCAGCGCGCTGGCGATTACGTTTAACTAA
- a CDS encoding Zn-dependent hydrolase: MQVKQLLVNGERLKNTIEAFADFGRTDHNGVTRLSLSEQDVRVRGYFTACCEELGMTVKVDDMGNMYATLAGSEEGPPIVMGSHLDTVKKGGRFDGVLGVIAGLEVVRTLVDQGIKPRLPVTVMNFANEEGARFEPSMMASGVLSGKFDKAAMLEKKDAEGVSFGEALEASGYAGDAENRIREAAAYLELHIEQGPVLEKENVKIGLVDCVVGMACYEIEVTGESDHAGTTPMDMRRDALFAATDIIAELRRKLSVLDPELVYTMGRINVLPNIHTVIPNKVIFTVEARHKDMDVVREVEAVIHGLPEELLDCSVSKTKLWGRDTVWFDPGICALVEQAAQKLGYSSRKLASGAGHDAQFVAGFLPSAMIFVPSVNGKSHCEEELTSYEDCEMGVNVVLETLLSLLSRD; encoded by the coding sequence ATGCAGGTGAAGCAACTATTGGTGAACGGTGAGCGGCTGAAGAATACCATTGAGGCCTTTGCCGATTTCGGGCGGACAGACCATAACGGAGTTACCCGGCTATCGCTGTCAGAGCAGGATGTGCGGGTGCGCGGCTATTTCACCGCCTGCTGCGAAGAGCTGGGCATGACCGTGAAGGTGGATGATATGGGCAATATGTATGCCACTCTGGCTGGCAGTGAAGAGGGCCCCCCGATAGTGATGGGCTCACATCTGGATACCGTGAAGAAGGGCGGCAGATTCGACGGTGTGCTGGGGGTGATTGCCGGCCTTGAGGTCGTGAGAACCCTGGTAGATCAAGGGATTAAGCCCCGGCTGCCTGTCACGGTGATGAACTTCGCCAATGAGGAAGGTGCCCGCTTCGAGCCGTCCATGATGGCCTCAGGTGTCTTATCCGGCAAGTTCGATAAGGCAGCCATGCTGGAGAAGAAGGACGCGGAGGGCGTCAGCTTCGGCGAGGCGCTGGAGGCCAGCGGCTATGCCGGCGATGCAGAGAACCGGATCAGGGAAGCGGCGGCTTATCTGGAGCTGCATATCGAGCAGGGCCCTGTGCTGGAGAAGGAGAACGTTAAGATCGGCCTGGTTGACTGTGTCGTGGGCATGGCCTGCTATGAGATTGAAGTGACCGGGGAATCGGATCATGCCGGAACTACGCCGATGGATATGCGCCGGGATGCGCTGTTTGCCGCTACGGATATTATTGCGGAGCTGCGCCGCAAGCTGTCCGTGCTGGACCCTGAGCTGGTCTATACGATGGGACGGATAAATGTGCTGCCGAACATCCATACCGTGATTCCGAACAAGGTAATCTTCACCGTGGAAGCGAGACATAAGGACATGGATGTGGTCCGGGAGGTCGAGGCGGTCATTCACGGCCTGCCGGAGGAGCTGTTGGATTGCAGCGTGTCGAAGACGAAGCTGTGGGGCCGCGACACGGTATGGTTTGATCCGGGGATCTGTGCGCTAGTGGAGCAGGCTGCGCAGAAGCTCGGTTACAGCAGCCGGAAGCTGGCGAGCGGTGCGGGGCATGATGCCCAGTTCGTGGCCGGGTTCCTGCCGTCGGCGATGATCTTTGTCCCAAGCGTGAACGGGAAAAGCCATTGCGAGGAAGAGCTCACCTCCTATGAGGATTGTGAGATGGGCGTGAATGTGGTGCTGGAGACTTTGCTGTCGCTGCTGTCCCGGGACTGA
- a CDS encoding extracellular solute-binding protein, whose translation MKRAWRRRMLLSASLLLTIGGLAGCSGGADGNKNTEGAAADGPTPISIWASLNTNVSITLKNMSEITAIKEWEKKTNIKTEFQHPAVGAETEQFNVMLASNKLPDVMFVYGDYSKLYTDGSIIKLNDLIDQYAPNLKKILDENPEVAKQLKADNGDIYAIPHLRLGKYKTFGGMFIRQDWLDELKLPQPETIAEWETVLKAFKEKKGVTAPLLYGAPPKLTTMGPAAANFLEAYGITNTIFLKDGKVVFGPVEPEFKEFLTTFHRWYQEGLIDPDFATNDQKTFDAKILSSQAGAFFTYIGGGIGRYLPALQEKEPEANLTAVQFPVVNKGDEPMFTGRSWEWSGAGATITKSNKHPEETVKALDYFFSEEGHMLKNFGVEGVTYTMKDGYPTYTDEILKNTDGLSVVQAMAKHFIANYPFVGEDDDRYNEQYYQYQQQKDAVTLFSKYSDNTLKVGLPPVSLTNEESSEYSKIMSDITTYRDEMFIKFVIGAEPLENFDKFTAQIGKFNVKRAIEIQQAAVDRYNAR comes from the coding sequence ATGAAGAGAGCTTGGAGAAGGCGGATGCTGCTGAGTGCCAGCTTGCTACTGACGATAGGCGGATTGGCAGGCTGCTCGGGTGGCGCGGACGGCAACAAGAATACAGAAGGAGCAGCGGCGGATGGGCCTACACCCATCTCGATCTGGGCTTCGCTGAATACGAATGTCTCGATCACGCTGAAGAATATGAGTGAGATTACGGCGATCAAGGAGTGGGAGAAGAAGACCAACATTAAGACAGAATTCCAGCATCCGGCGGTGGGGGCAGAGACAGAGCAGTTCAACGTCATGCTGGCCTCCAATAAGCTGCCGGATGTGATGTTCGTCTATGGCGATTATTCCAAGCTGTACACGGACGGCAGCATCATTAAGCTGAACGACCTGATTGACCAGTATGCGCCTAACCTGAAGAAGATTCTGGACGAGAATCCCGAGGTGGCGAAGCAGTTGAAAGCGGATAACGGAGATATCTATGCCATCCCGCATCTGCGGCTGGGCAAGTATAAGACCTTCGGCGGCATGTTCATCCGCCAGGACTGGCTGGATGAGCTGAAGCTGCCGCAGCCGGAGACGATTGCGGAGTGGGAGACGGTCCTGAAGGCCTTCAAGGAGAAAAAAGGCGTCACCGCTCCGCTCCTGTACGGCGCTCCGCCCAAGCTGACAACGATGGGTCCGGCGGCCGCGAATTTCCTGGAGGCCTACGGCATCACCAATACGATCTTCCTCAAGGACGGCAAGGTGGTGTTCGGGCCGGTGGAGCCGGAATTCAAGGAGTTCCTGACCACCTTTCACCGCTGGTATCAAGAGGGGCTGATCGATCCAGACTTCGCTACCAACGATCAGAAGACCTTTGATGCCAAGATTCTGAGCAGTCAGGCCGGGGCCTTCTTCACCTACATCGGCGGCGGCATCGGACGTTATCTGCCCGCCCTCCAGGAGAAGGAGCCGGAGGCTAACCTTACGGCCGTCCAGTTCCCTGTAGTGAACAAGGGCGATGAGCCGATGTTCACCGGCCGGTCCTGGGAGTGGAGCGGTGCCGGAGCTACGATCACCAAGAGCAACAAGCACCCGGAGGAGACCGTGAAGGCGCTGGATTATTTCTTCAGTGAAGAAGGCCATATGCTGAAGAACTTCGGCGTAGAAGGCGTGACGTACACGATGAAGGACGGGTATCCGACCTATACGGATGAGATTCTGAAGAATACGGACGGGCTGTCGGTGGTCCAGGCGATGGCGAAGCATTTCATTGCCAACTATCCGTTTGTCGGGGAGGATGACGACCGGTACAACGAGCAGTATTACCAGTACCAGCAGCAGAAGGACGCGGTAACGCTTTTTTCGAAATACAGTGACAATACGCTTAAGGTCGGTCTACCTCCGGTCAGCCTGACTAATGAGGAATCCAGCGAGTACAGCAAAATCATGAGTGACATCACCACCTACCGCGATGAAATGTTCATCAAGTTCGTCATCGGCGCTGAACCGCTGGAGAACTTCGATAAGTTCACAGCCCAGATCGGCAAGTTCAATGTGAAGCGGGCGATTGAAATTCAGCAGGCGGCGGTTGACCGCTACAATGCAAGATAA